The following are encoded in a window of Salmo salar unplaced genomic scaffold, Ssal_v3.1, whole genome shotgun sequence genomic DNA:
- the LOC123733260 gene encoding cell wall protein DAN4-like, whose amino-acid sequence TTTPAAAVTTPAAAVTTTTPAAAVTTTTPAAAVTTTTSTIFAVVASTDPPSSSEGILKVQFSLNQTFNSDLSNTSSSAFKNLAAKVQSDVNKVFAGTPGFRHCIVNLFRNGSGSVVTDMTLVYDKQSSVPSSSSAQTILANSSTSLNILPGSISVVSGSAPRPTAFTLAALALLMVQLLG is encoded by the exons ccaccaccactcctgcagcagctgttaccactcctgcagcagctgtcaccaccacaactcctgcagcagctgttaccaccaccactcctgcagcagctgttaccaccaccacttcaACCATTTTCGCTGTTGTTGCATCAACTGACCCTCCATCTTCTAGTGAAGGAATCCTGAAGGTTCAGTTCAGTCTCAACCAGACGTTCAACTCAGATCTTTCCAACACGTCCTCTTCAGCATTCAAGAATCTGGCTGCCAAAGTGCAATCTGAC GTGAACAAGGTTTTTGCTGGGACGCCAGGATTCCGTCATTGCATTGTCAACTTATTCAG GAATGGGAGTGGATCTGTAGTTACTGACATGACCCTCGTGTACGACAAGCAGTCTTCGGTTCCCAGCTCAAGCAGCGCACAGACAATTCTCGCCAACAGTTCCACCTCCCTGAACATTCTACCAGGCAGCATCAGTGTTG TGTCAGGAAGTGCTCCCCGACCCACTGCCTTCACTCTGGCTGCTTTGGCTCTGTTAATGGTACAGCTGCTAGGCTAG